The Saprospiraceae bacterium genomic interval ATCTAGCATTACCTCCAGCCAAAATTAAACCTGAACGCATCATGGGATTTTCGGAGATTTTAAAAATAGACTCCTCCCGTACTGAATCTTTATTGACGTCTGTTGACCGATCCCGATTTTCGGAACTGCCAACCGGTACATGAGTGTCTTCAAAAAAATATCCATGTGTCGCTATATGCAATACCTTTGGCGATTCTCTTTCTGTTCCAAACTGTTTGAAGATTTCTTCAGTACCCTTATTTCCTGAATATATGGCAGCATTCAAACCTGATGCCATCATGAGCTTATGTATTTTTTTGACTTCCAAATCAGTTCCAGACAGATATTCCCATAAACCTCCCCGCATAACACTTGCCATCGACCCATCCATTTTTTGCTGATCCGGCTGGTTCGCTTGAATTTGTTCATCATTGGTTTGGGTGGTATCTATCGTATATTTAAGTCCGCCAAGTAATACCGCTTCATTTGAACTAAAAGACCCTTCATCCGGAAAAATGACTTGCCGGGTACTATTCAATGCTACGAGTTTGTATCGATCCGTCAGATTTTCTTCAGCCGTTACAGGTATTGCAGCGAGATGAAGCCGGTGCAACAAGCCAGTCGGCGAATAATAAATGGTCCGGATGCCTCCCAATTCATTTTCCAAAGGTTTCCAAATCAATTCATATAAAGTTCGTTGCTTAGCATCCAAAGTTTGCACACCTCTGCTCGCATGCGTGTACAATTTATTTACATAATCGGCTTTTCGATCACCTGAAGTGACTAAAAGACTATCCAGGGATCGCTGTTCAAACAAAGGAATGAAAACAGGTCCTCGTTTTTCTGGCCGAAGTACTAAAGCTTCATAAAAAGTGCTATCCGATTGATCTTCCTTATAATAATCAAAATGCACAAACTCAATTGCAGCCTCTTCAGGTTTTAATTTAATTTGCAAGTCCTTCCAGCTTAATTGTTTTCTGGTTTCCCGGTAACCCGCAACCATTTGAGCAAGATCTTTTTCAATCACATTAACCTTTTCTTCCAATTCAGCTACTTTTGATTGATTTCTTTCCTTGATAGGTTTGCTATATTCAGTAGCCAGTCTGCGGCCAATTGCCCGAAGTTCATTATACTTTTCAGTAGTTACCGGATTTTTGTATGATATCTGTCGTAATCGGCTAAATTCGTTTAATAAAAACCCTTTATAAAACAGGCTATTGTCATAAGATACAGCAACCATGCCCTCATTTTTTGTTTTTTGAGCAGATGTAAGAATTTCGTTCTGACTTTTTTCAAATCCTGCAAGGTAGTTATCCATTTCTCTTTCTGAAAGATGATGCAAAGCTCTTTCAAGAATATGTTTATTTAAACCAGATAATTCTGTAAAACAGAATTCAGCTCTTTCATAATCGCCCATACTCATGTATAGCTTTGCCAGAGCTTCGAGATTGCCGGTATATCGCTGGTGTTCTTTTCCGAAAGTATTTTCAAAAATGGATTTGGCTTCTAATAAATATTTTTCAGACTTATCAAACTGACCCATTTTATGATGAAGGACTCCTAGATTATTAAGACCAGATGCATAACTGGGATGTGTTTTCCAAGAATCTTTTCAATGATGGCTAAGGATTTAACATACAAAGATTCAGCAAATTGATATTGGCCCATTTTAAAATATATAGCGCCCAAACTATTTATACAATCTGCATAATTTTGATGATCCTTTCCCTGACTCGCTTCTATAATTGGAATAGCTTTATTGAATAGTTGTTCCGCTTTTTCATATTGCCCCATTTTTCCATAGAGCAAGGCAAGATTCCCTAAGGTTATAGAACTTTGCTGACGATCCTTTCCAACAATCTTCTCTTCAACTGCCAATACCTCAAGATATAGATTTTCGGCTTTTAAATGTTGATTTAAAAATAAATAGAGATTAGCAAGACTATTCAATTCTTCGGAATATTCCAAATTTTCCTTTCCCTGCGATTTTTCAATGATGCTTAGCGCATTTTGATAAAGGGGTTCTGCCTTTTCATATTTTCCAATACGGCTATACAAATCTGCAAGACTGCCTAAACTTTTGCCATAAATCTTATCATCCTTACCATAGAGTTTCTCCACTATTTCATTGACTTCTAACCATATGCTTTCAGATTTCTCATAATATCCCATTTTTTCATATAGAAATGCCAGATTATCCAAAGTTCTGATGCGTTCCGCATGCAAAATGCCCAAAGCCTTTTCCTGCCTTTCAAGAATTTCAAGATAGAGCGGTTCAGCCTGTTCAAATTGACCCATTCTCATGTACAGGAGTGCAAGATTGTTCAATGTCCAGTTGTATATGACATTCTCCTTACCACTTGATTTCAATTGCAAGTCAATGGATTTAAGAAAAAGGGGTTCTGCCTTGCTGTATAAGCCTTTTTTGGTGTAGATAATTCCTAAATCTACCAGGTTGCCGGCGTAGTAAAGGTTTTCCTCTCCCATAAAATTTTTACAAATAGAATCGAATTCAAAGCATATCTTTTCTGCCTGATCCAGTCTTTCAAATGATCGGTATAAGGATAAGAGCGCGGATAATCCTGACAAATACTCGAGATGTGATTTGCCAAAAAGTTTCTCACGAAAAAAATTTGCTTCGAGCAAATGAGATTCTGCATCCTTAAATCTACCAGTTTCCCTGTAAACAATTCCAAGATTGTTTAGGGACCACATATAATCAACGTGTACTTTTCCAAATACTTTATCTCTTATTGATTTAGATTCAAGATACCATTTTTCTGCTTCTTTGAATTCTCTTTTGAAATGCATAATCCTGCCATAATTGAAACAAAAATTGCCGTATGAAGCCGATTCTTTTCCTATTTTTTCCAAAACGATTTTCCCGGCTTCATTATTGACTTCTATGGCTTTTTCGAAATCACTTTTGGCGGTGAATTGACGGGAAACTTTTATAAGGCTATCAATTTGCAGAATAGCCATTGAATCGATTGATTGCGCCATCAATAAAGTTGGCCAAATAGAAATAAAACAAAATATATTTCGAATCATGTTCATCCAAAAATTGATTTATGAAGATCAGCTCAAACCAAATGCCAATGCGTTAAATTGATTTGAACAAAATCAAATTCTTATAAAAATAAATAAAATATGAATACCAATACCCGATCCTGACAAAACTTATAAACTGCCCGTACTCCTGCGATGGCTCCGGCATCTTTTATTGCACGCTATGTGAAGACGGGAATGTGGAATTCAGCATGGGTGTGGAATCCAGCATGAGAGTGGGTGTGGGTGTGGAATCCTGCATGAGTGTGGGTGTGGGTGTGAGTGTGTAATTATTCTATTAATACAAATCCTGCCCATTGATAGGGATCCAATCCCAAGTCCCGCAATTCCTTTTGAGCAGCATGAAATGCATCTGGAATGGAAAGCTTTTTTCGCCGGTTGGCGAACCTTCGGCTTCCAGCCATTTCTTATAAAATGTGGTCATCAATATGGAGGATTGTATGTCGGGAACCTGCCACAGACTCCGGGTTTAAAGAAATAGCTCTTTTGAAATAAGTTTATGATTGCACGAGGCGTCCGGTATTCATGTAAATTTTTGCAAGGTTGTCCCAGATTTGACTTAATGTTGAATCCAATTGCAATGCTTTATTGCATACTTCTTCAGCTTGTTCAAATTTTCCAGTAGATAAATACACACTACCTAAATTGTTCCACGCAGCAAAAAAACTGGGAATCCACCTCTATCGCTTTTTTTTGTTTCCACATCGCCATGTCCGGAAAAATAAATGAAAGCCTGGTCTCTGCCTTTACTTTCTTCTAAAAGCCAGGAAAGGGCTGCGATGACCTTGCCGGCTGTGGCATTTTGGTTAATCAGCAACTTTAAATTTTCATTATCTCCCTCATTGATAAACGGGATGATTTCATGCGTGCATACATACTAGTTTACTGTTCATTTAACACTATAAAATTAAAATGACCGGTTCAGTCTTTGTGATGGTCCGGAAAATATTTATCCAAATATTGCCCCCATCTTGGATCCTTTCGAAATATTTCCAGATTTTCATCAGAATTCAGTGTTGCCAGATCATTATAACCTTTTTCAAAAGCTTGCTTTAAGTATGCCCAGGCAGTATCGTTTGGAGGGAGTGGTTTGTTGGTCAACCATGAATGGATAGCGTATAGCATATAATAATTACTGATAAGAGGATTTACTTTTATCCCTTTATCCAATTCTATTTTTGCCTCTTCCAATTTATTCTGAGAGAAGAACAAATTAATCAGATCCAACCTTGCATACCAAAAATTCTGATCAGATTCTAATGATTTGACAAAATAGTTTTCCGCTTCCTGAGTATGCCCTGTTTTCATAGCAATACTACCTAAGCCTTGCAAAGCAAAAGGCATGGCAAAGGACCGTGGAAACTTAAGCGCATTTTGATAACTTTCCTTGGCCTTTTCAAGTTCGCCCGATTTAAAATACATATTTCCAAGGTTCACCCAGCTTGGAGCGTATTCCGGATATTGTTTCAAAATTTCTTTATATTGATTTAGAGCATTTTCTTTACGTCCGGTTTCCTGATAAACCAATCCAAGACCATTCATGGCATCCAGATCATCAGGTTTTATTCCCAGCACTTTGAGATAATAATATTCTGCTTTTACAAATTCACCTTGAGACTGGAACAACCTGCCTAAGCCAAAATACGCACTTGAATGTAGTGAATCAATAAGTAGTGCTTGTTTATAATAATCGACGGACTTTTCTAATCTGCCGGTCATGGAAAATATATTTGCAAGGTTTATTAAAACTGAAACTTGTTTAGATTTGATTTTTAATGCTTTAAGTAATACTTCCTCGGCTTTATCGAATTGATGTTGCTGGCCATAAACAGATCCAAGATTCACAAGAGCTAAATGAAAAGTAGAGTCTAATTCTAATGCCTTCCATAAACTTGCTTCTGCTTTATCAAATTGCATCAGAACGTTGTAAAGATGTCCAAGACCCTGATGAGTACACGGAAAACAAACATTATCATCTGTTGATGCAATGGCATTCAAAAATTCCTTTTCTGCGCGGACATAATCCTTTTGCTGAAACAAGATCCCTGCCCTTGTATAATGAATAAGGGCTGAGTTAGAATCAACTCTGGCTGCTAAATCCAAAGCTTCTAATGCTTTATCGAATTGTTTTGCTGACACATAAAACCTAGCCAAGGATACATTGGGTTCCACCCAGGAAGGTACCAGCTCCATGGCTTTATTTGTACACCATATGGCTGAGTCAGCCTGATCAGACTCAAAACTGGGTATAAGATAGGCAATGGCGTGTGGCATATCGGTTTGCCATTCGAGTGCTTTGTAAAATGCCATTCGTTTTTTTGTTTTTTCTGATTGCATGACTCCTTCAAAAAACAGCTTTCGTGCCTGGAGCTGCTTAAACATATAATGATCTTCGCCTAATAGCTGAGCTGCTCTTTCAATATAGGTCGGATAGTTTTTATAAATCACTTCTACGCTGTCGCCTTTCAATACTTGCTGGGTCAACCCTGTTTTGAGCATGGTATTCATAACTTGCTGGGCATCCTCCTGAAGGGCCACTGCGTAACCGCGTCGCATTGTGGAATGTAATTTTACCAATTGAGGATGATCTTTCAATTGATTGTAAAAAAATTCAGCGCAATCATCAACAGGCTCGATAAAATGTTTCTTTGCAAGGGTTCTCTTAAATGAGAGATATAGTTTCACAATCGTGGAGTCTGCTTTGGCAAGCACATCTTCTTCTATACCCTTGCTCTCGGTATTTGTCAGAATTTTCATTTTTCCAATTCTACCTTTTTTAACTCTTCCAAAATATCAGGGAAGACACCTGTCATTATTTCGCTTACATTCCCAACAAATAAGGGATTTTGTTTTTGTGGCGCTACTTCTTCGCTCACTTTGTCTTCGAGATAACGGCCCAATTCTTTCAAACTAACCAAATTATCCAAATTTCCGTCTGCCATTCCATACAGGCCATCTATCAGATGGTAACTAAATGCACCCCTCCCTCCTCCCCATTGCTGGCCTTCAATACTGTACTCGTCAGGCTGACAGGACAAGATCTTAATTTCGTTTTGAAATTGTCTGGCAAGGTTTTGACCTGTCAATTGCGCACCATTAATTTCACTGCCGGATAATTTTCCGGACCGACATGCATCTGTGATGAGTACAACTCTGGCTTTTTTTTCAACCGAAAGTGTAGAAATGATATCCTGAAGGTCCCGAACATTTATTGATCCTCCAGCCATATATACCCTTGATGGTGAATCCCAGCCAAGTAAATATCCGGGATTTGAAATTCTTTTTGATTCCACATCACCGTGACCTGAAAAGTAGATATATACCTGATCTCCCTCTCCTGTAACTTCTACAAGCCAATCAAGGGTATTTGCTATCTGAGCACCGGTTGCCGCTTCATTGACCAACATTTTTATGTGATCGTCATCCAGTGATCCTCCTGCTTTAGAACGAAAAAAATTGGCAAAGGCTTCCGCATCCTTGTCGGCATAACGCAAGTCGGGAATATTTGGATCTTGGTAATCGGAGATTCCAATAACCACAGCCCACGTATTTGAAGCTGGCCGATTGTCGCTGGATGACAGTGGAGATACACCTTTGGATTGGCTAGCCGCTGTTTCATACATAGTCCACAAAACAACCAGTGTTAAAAGATACTTAAACATATTTAATAATTTTTCATGTAACATTCACATCTAAAGAATAGTAAATTTCAAAACCCAATTTCAGTTTAAGAACTCATAAAATTTTATTAAGAAAAATAAGGATGCAAAGATGCAAAAAATTTAGGATTAAATTGCAAAAGGACTAAGAGATTAACTGTTTATAATTGTTCTTTTTTTGCAAAGTTACCACCTGAATCGTGGCCGATTACAATTTATGAGCGAACCGACCCCATCAGTACTGATGGCGCAAGTGAGCTCCGCCGAACTTGATTTTGAGGCTTACGTAAAGTCTATTCTATCAAAACAAATCCAGCCCACTGATATGGATCAAATCCTAAATCCTGCAATTCCTTTTGCGCAGCACGAAATGCTTCCAGAATGGATAACTTTTTTTCGCCGGTTGGCGAACCTTCGGCTTCCAGCCATTTTTTATAAAATGTTGTCATCAATAAGGAAGTTTGCTTATCGGGTACTTGCCACAAACTCATGATCAAATATTTTGCTCCTGCGATTTTGAATGCGCGTTGTAATCCATACACCCCTTCGTTGCCTTGTATATCTCCGAGTCCGGTTTCACATGCAGATAACACCACCAATTCTGTATTGGATAAATTCATTTGAGATATTTCGTAAGCGGTGAGTACTCCATCTTCTCTGCCTTCTGGTGTTTGCTTTCCTTGCCATGCAGCATTTCCACCGGACATGATGAGCCCTGAACGGAGCATCGGGTGATCGGATATTTTAAACACGGGTTCTGTTTGATTACTGACTAGTGACTGCTGACTAATCTTTTTGGGATCCGGAAAGAAGAAGCCATGTGTTGCGATGTGCAAAATTCGAGGAGAAGCAGCATTATTTACACCAATCTGTTTGAATGCCTCCTCCGTTGCGGTGTATCCCTTTTTTAAAGTTGTTTTCATACCCGCAGTCTGCAAAATCTTTTCAATCGCATTCACTTCCTGTTCTGTGCCGACAAGGTAATTCCATGTGCCCCCTCTGAGTGTAGAATCAACCAATTCGAAATATAGTTCGCCTCCGGATTGTGAAACTAGCAAGTGTTCAGTATTCTGGGGGGCGCTGTCTTTTTCAAACTGTATTCCACCAAATAATATAACGTCGTTGTTGGCAATTTTTATTTGAGTGGGAATGACCAACTGTCGGGTGCTGCCCATTTCAACCAGTTCGAAACGGTCTGACAACGTGTTGCCGCCGGCCGTCGGGATGGCGTTG includes:
- a CDS encoding CHAT domain-containing protein — translated: MGQFDKSEKYLLEAKSIFENTFGKEHQRYTGNLEALAKLYMSMGDYERAEFCFTELSGLNKHILERALHHLSEREMDNYLAGFEKSQNEILTSAQKTKNEGMVAVSYDNSLFYKGFLLNEFSRLRQISYKNPVTTEKYNELRAIGRRLATEYSKPIKERNQSKVAELEEKVNVIEKDLAQMVAGYRETRKQLSWKDLQIKLKPEEAAIEFVHFDYYKEDQSDSTFYEALVLRPEKRGPVFIPLFEQRSLDSLLVTSGDRKADYVNKLYTHASRGVQTLDAKQRTLYELIWKPLENELGGIRTIYYSPTGLLHRLHLAAIPVTAEENLTDRYKLVALNSTRQVIFPDEGSFSSNEAVLLGGLKYTIDTTQTNDEQIQANQPDQQKMDGSMASVMRGGLWEYLSGTDLEVKKIHKLMMASGLNAAIYSGNKGTEEIFKQFGTERESPKVLHIATHGYFFEDTHVPVGSSENRDRSTDVNKDSVREESIFKISENPMMRSGLILAGGNARWQGKRPLGEGEDGVLTAYEISQMNLSNTELVVLSACETGLGDIQGNEGVYGLQRAFKIAGVKYIIMSLWQVPDKQTSMLMITFYKKWLEEKMSIPDAFHAAQKELRDLGFDPYQWAGFVLIE
- a CDS encoding tetratricopeptide repeat protein, producing MAQSIDSMAILQIDSLIKVSRQFTAKSDFEKAIEVNNEAGKIVLEKIGKESASYGNFCFNYGRIMHFKREFKEAEKWYLESKSIRDKVFGKVHVDYMWSLNNLGIVYRETGRFKDAESHLLEANFFREKLFGKSHLEYLSGLSALLSLYRSFERLDQAEKICFEFDSICKNFMGEENLYYAGNLVDLGIIYTKKGLYSKAEPLFLKSIDLQLKSSGKENVIYNWTLNNLALLYMRMGQFEQAEPLYLEILERQEKALGILHAERIRTLDNLAFLYEKMGYYEKSESIWLEVNEIVEKLYGKDDKIYGKSLGSLADLYSRIGKYEKAEPLYQNALSIIEKSQGKENLEYSEELNSLANLYLFLNQHLKAENLYLEVLAVEEKIVGKDRQQSSITLGNLALLYGKMGQYEKAEQLFNKAIPIIEASQGKDHQNYADCINSLGAIYFKMGQYQFAESLYVKSLAIIEKILGKHIPVMHLVLII
- a CDS encoding caspase family protein, whose protein sequence is MLINQNATAGKVIAALSWLLEESKGRDQAFIYFSGHGDVETKKSDRGGFPVFLLRGTI
- a CDS encoding tetratricopeptide repeat protein codes for the protein MKILTNTESKGIEEDVLAKADSTIVKLYLSFKRTLAKKHFIEPVDDCAEFFYNQLKDHPQLVKLHSTMRRGYAVALQEDAQQVMNTMLKTGLTQQVLKGDSVEVIYKNYPTYIERAAQLLGEDHYMFKQLQARKLFFEGVMQSEKTKKRMAFYKALEWQTDMPHAIAYLIPSFESDQADSAIWCTNKAMELVPSWVEPNVSLARFYVSAKQFDKALEALDLAARVDSNSALIHYTRAGILFQQKDYVRAEKEFLNAIASTDDNVCFPCTHQGLGHLYNVLMQFDKAEASLWKALELDSTFHLALVNLGSVYGQQHQFDKAEEVLLKALKIKSKQVSVLINLANIFSMTGRLEKSVDYYKQALLIDSLHSSAYFGLGRLFQSQGEFVKAEYYYLKVLGIKPDDLDAMNGLGLVYQETGRKENALNQYKEILKQYPEYAPSWVNLGNMYFKSGELEKAKESYQNALKFPRSFAMPFALQGLGSIAMKTGHTQEAENYFVKSLESDQNFWYARLDLINLFFSQNKLEEAKIELDKGIKVNPLISNYYMLYAIHSWLTNKPLPPNDTAWAYLKQAFEKGYNDLATLNSDENLEIFRKDPRWGQYLDKYFPDHHKD
- a CDS encoding caspase family protein, producing the protein MFKYLLTLVVLWTMYETAASQSKGVSPLSSSDNRPASNTWAVVIGISDYQDPNIPDLRYADKDAEAFANFFRSKAGGSLDDDHIKMLVNEAATGAQIANTLDWLVEVTGEGDQVYIYFSGHGDVESKRISNPGYLLGWDSPSRVYMAGGSINVRDLQDIISTLSVEKKARVVLITDACRSGKLSGSEINGAQLTGQNLARQFQNEIKILSCQPDEYSIEGQQWGGGRGAFSYHLIDGLYGMADGNLDNLVSLKELGRYLEDKVSEEVAPQKQNPLFVGNVSEIMTGVFPDILEELKKVELEK
- a CDS encoding CHAT domain-containing protein, coding for MTSLRIFGTTQGRISSNYSTTLQYIANLYKQTGQTELADSLYAELSDINKLMAENALTYLSEQELGKYIDLYVIHNDLILSFAFQHGGKRIQSACFDNSLFYKGILLYASDWIKQIALSDTLARNTYLELRNCQRMLAAQLSKPIEEADSQFVAKLTQKANTLEKALSSIATGYSEQKKQVRWQEVRQELKSNEAVVEFVRFRYHRNSLTDSIMYAALLLQPGTSQPVFVALFEEKEAATLLQRNTATDNSPTVPNLYASRGVKPLHAHNLSNLYDLLWKPLETHLNGVKRIYFSPSGILHRLNFNAIPTAGGNTLSDRFELVEMGSTRQLVIPTQIKIANNDVILFGGIQFEKDSAPQNTEHLLVSQSGGELYFELVDSTLRGGTWNYLVGTEQEVNAIEKILQTAGMKTTLKKGYTATEEAFKQIGVNNAASPRILHIATHGFFFPDPKKISQQSLVSNQTEPVFKISDHPMLRSGLIMSGGNAAWQGKQTPEGREDGVLTAYEISQMNLSNTELVVLSACETGLGDIQGNEGVYGLQRAFKIAGAKYLIMSLWQVPDKQTSLLMTTFYKKWLEAEGSPTGEKKLSILEAFRAAQKELQDLGFDPYQWAGFVLIE